The region CCTGCACGCCGATCTCAACTTCCTGATCAAGCAGGAAACGCGGATCATGCTGCGGCCAGGAAGCGTCCAGGACCAGGCCTGGAAATCCCGCTTGTTCCCACAGCTCACACGCGAAATGGGGAGCAAAAGGAGTCAATAATACCAGTAGATCGCGCACGGTTTCGCTGGCCACCCCCCGGAGTTGAAGAGACAGGGCGTTGGTAAACTCCATGAAAGCGGAAACAGCGGTATTGAACTTGAAGCTCTCCAGGCGGTCGGTAACGTCGTGAATCATGCGGTGACGCAGACGGGCTACGGCGTCACTCTCCGTTTCGCGGCGCTGGTCGGAAGCAATCCAGCCGGTGACCAGTTCCCAGGTGCGTTTCAGGAAACGGTATACTCCGATGATGCCCCGATCCGACCATTCGCTGTCCTGTTCCGGCGGGCCGATAAAGAGTTCATACATGCGCAGGGTATCCGTACCGAATTCAGCCATGATCTCATCGGGACTGACCACATTGCCCTTGGACTTGGACATCTTTTCAATGCGCCCGGTTTTTTCGCTGCGTCGCGTCACCATGCCGATGCAGAAGAGGCGCTTATAGGGCTCTTCCCATTGAACCTCACCGATATCAAAGAGGAATTTCTGGTAAAAACGCGCGTATAGCAAGTGCAGAATGGCGTGTTCAATGCCACCCACGTATTGATCAACCGGCATCCAGCGGGCTTCCAGGTCGGGATCGACCAGGGCTTTGTTGTAGTGGGGGCTGATGTAGCGCAAATGATACCAGCATGAACCCGCCCATTGGGGCATGGTATTGGTTTCCCGCTTGGCTGGACCGCCGCAATGCGGGCAGGCCACATTGACCCAGTCATCAATGCCGGCCAGGGGGGATTCTCCGGTGCCTGTCGGTTCATAGTGCTCCACGTCGGGCAAGAGTACGGGAAGGTCTTTTTCCGGAACCGGTACCTCTCCGCATTGGGGACAGATGATGATGGGAATGGGTTCCCCCCAATAGCGTTGCCGAGAAAACACCCAATCCCGCAGTTTGTAGTTCACCCTGGATTCTCCAAGCCCGCGGCTTGTCAGTTCATCCGTAATGAGACGACGCCCTTTATGGCTGGAAACGCCGTCAAACCTGCCGCTGTTGACCATGACGCCCTCACCTTCATATGCGACCGCCAGTGAATCGTCTTGGTTTTTTACCGTGTCAGGAGATGAAATCACTTCGCGGATGGGCAGGTTGAAGCGGGTCGCGAATTCAAAATCCCTCTGGTCGTGAGCAGGGACCGCCATGATGGCGCCGGTACCGTACGACATGAGCACGTAATCTGAAATCCATACCGGAATTTCTCTTCCGTTGACCGGGTTGAGCGCATACGCGCCGGTAAAAACCCCGGTTTTTTCCTTATCCAGGGCGCTGCGCTGCAATTCCGACTTACGCCGGGCCTGTTCAAGATATTCTCTTATCCCGGTTTTCTGCGCTTCTGAAGCAATGCGCATCACCAGTGGATGCTCGGGGGCCAGAACCATGTAGGTGGCGCCGAACAATGTATCCGCTCGAGTGGTAAAAACGCGTACATCGTGAGCATCTTTGGATTCCGCCTCATGAATGCGAAACACCACTTCGGTGCCGTCACTGCGGCCGATCCAGTTGCGTTGCAGGATTTTAACCCGTTCCGGCCAATCCAGGTCATCCAGATCCTTAAGCAGCCGATCTGCATAGCGGGTAATGCGCAACATCCATTGCATGAGATCTCTCTGGACAACCGGACTGCCGCATCGTTCACAACCGCCATTGATCACTTCTTCATTGGCAAGACCGGTTTTGCAGCTGTCACACCAGTTAATGGGTACCATCTGGCGATAGGCGAGGCCGGCCTTGAACATTTTTACAAAAATCCACTGTGTCCAACGGTAATACCCGGGATCCGAAGTGTTGATCTCCCGTTCCCAATCGTACATGCACCCGAAGCGCTGGAGTTGTTGCTTGAATTTTTTGATGTTGCTTTTTACGCTGACGCGGGGGTTGATTTTTTTCTTAATGGCGTCGTTTTCCGCGGGGAGCCCAAATGCATCCCAACCCATGGGATGCAACACATTGTAGCCGCGAATGGACATGTATCGACTCCACACATCGCTCAGTACATAGCCGCGTGGGTGTCCGACATGCAGGCCGCTGCCGCTGGCGTACGGGAACATGTCCATACAGAAATACTTGTGTTCAGACTTGGACGTGTCGCAGCGATGAAGATTTTTTTCCGTCCAGATGCGTTGCCACTTTTCTTCATACCTGGCGGGGAGAAAGTCCGTTTGAATCATCTGCATAACTCCTGCGCGCCCGCGCTGAACCCGGCAAGGCGGGCGGGAAATTAAATTATAGCATACAAAGGCAGCGCTCCAAAAGCCTGTGACAAAAAATTGTGGTTGACAATGCAAAACAGCTGTGCTAATTCTCTGTACGTGCACGTTACGATAACTATACGTTCACGTAGAGGTATGAAATGACACCCAAAAATGTAATTTTCATTGACGAGTTGATCGGTATGATCGGTGTAGAAGAAACCCGGGTCCGGGAGTGGATGGAAAGCGGACTCCTGCATCCCATTGGCCAATCCGAAGACGGCCAAGCGGTTTTTTCAATGTTGCAGGTGGAACGTGCACGAAAAATCAGTCGTTTGGCGACTATGGGGTACAACCAGGCCGAGATCCGGCGCATTGTCCGCAAAGTCGGTATTCCTGGAGAAAACCCCAAACCCGATTCAATCAAAAACCACCAGCCTTTAACCGTGGGCGCTCTGGCCGATCGCGTCGGTGTGAGTCCCCGCACCATCAAACACTGGGAGGAAAAAGGCATTATTGAACCGGATATGCGCAGCGAGGGGGGCTTCAGGCTCTACTCCGAATCTTTTGTTTATCTGTGCCAGTTGGTCCGCGACCTGCAGCTGTTCGGGTACAGCCTGGATGAAATCAAAAATGTTTCCGATATGTTCCGCATGTTCATGACACTCCAGGCATCATTGGATGCACTTCCATGGGAGTCGGTAAATGAGCACCTCAGCGCCATGCTGCGGGAGATTTCCAACCTGGACGAACGCATGGCCATGTTGAAAACGGGTATACGCCGTTGGGAAGGGCTTTTGGGTAAAAAAAGCCGGGAGAT is a window of Candidatus Aminicenantes bacterium DNA encoding:
- a CDS encoding leucine--tRNA ligase; the encoded protein is MIQTDFLPARYEEKWQRIWTEKNLHRCDTSKSEHKYFCMDMFPYASGSGLHVGHPRGYVLSDVWSRYMSIRGYNVLHPMGWDAFGLPAENDAIKKKINPRVSVKSNIKKFKQQLQRFGCMYDWEREINTSDPGYYRWTQWIFVKMFKAGLAYRQMVPINWCDSCKTGLANEEVINGGCERCGSPVVQRDLMQWMLRITRYADRLLKDLDDLDWPERVKILQRNWIGRSDGTEVVFRIHEAESKDAHDVRVFTTRADTLFGATYMVLAPEHPLVMRIASEAQKTGIREYLEQARRKSELQRSALDKEKTGVFTGAYALNPVNGREIPVWISDYVLMSYGTGAIMAVPAHDQRDFEFATRFNLPIREVISSPDTVKNQDDSLAVAYEGEGVMVNSGRFDGVSSHKGRRLITDELTSRGLGESRVNYKLRDWVFSRQRYWGEPIPIIICPQCGEVPVPEKDLPVLLPDVEHYEPTGTGESPLAGIDDWVNVACPHCGGPAKRETNTMPQWAGSCWYHLRYISPHYNKALVDPDLEARWMPVDQYVGGIEHAILHLLYARFYQKFLFDIGEVQWEEPYKRLFCIGMVTRRSEKTGRIEKMSKSKGNVVSPDEIMAEFGTDTLRMYELFIGPPEQDSEWSDRGIIGVYRFLKRTWELVTGWIASDQRRETESDAVARLRHRMIHDVTDRLESFKFNTAVSAFMEFTNALSLQLRGVASETVRDLLVLLTPFAPHFACELWEQAGFPGLVLDASWPQHDPRFLLDQEVEIGVQVKGKFRGSIRVPNNADQDTVMTYALRDATIHRHVGEGPFRKVIFIPGRILNIIP
- a CDS encoding MerR family transcriptional regulator, encoding MTPKNVIFIDELIGMIGVEETRVREWMESGLLHPIGQSEDGQAVFSMLQVERARKISRLATMGYNQAEIRRIVRKVGIPGENPKPDSIKNHQPLTVGALADRVGVSPRTIKHWEEKGIIEPDMRSEGGFRLYSESFVYLCQLVRDLQLFGYSLDEIKNVSDMFRMFMTLQASLDALPWESVNEHLSAMLREISNLDERMAMLKTGIRRWEGLLGKKSREITTLQRRNHKRKKAAKGESH